CAGAGAAGTATTTTGCATACTAGATGGGAAATATTATCTGGTTAAAACGGAAGGGGATATTTCGGGAAACCCTGGTGTACAAGATGTTGTAAAGCAATTTGCTTACCATGAATCATTCCATGATTACCTTTGTAACCAACATTGTGAATGCGCTTTTAATGCGTTCTTATTTCCATTTGCCGATGCAGGAACCTCTCCAGAAAAAGAAATTCTTATACGCGGCTTTGTGACAATGCTAAAATGGGGCGTGGAACAACTTGTACCCATATATCTTGTGTTTTTAAATCCTTCTTTCGTATGGAACAGCTATCTCAACGGTTCTAATCAAAAGAATGAATTAGTTGAGGCGATGAAAAGAATTCATCTGGTAGATGTTTATAAAGACATCTTGGAATATCCAGATACGCTACAATATATGGATTAATAAAGAAGTCGCTTATATAGGATTTTGTTCATTATATATGTTATTATCTAAAAAAAATATGCTGCATATGCCTATTTAGGCAATCAGGCCGGGTGCTTGTGTAAACACTTTTGCTGTTGAAACTGCGGAAATAAATAGTGAAGTAAACTTTTTCATCAAAAAAAATATATTAAACCAAAAAAAGAGGTCTTTATGGATATCTACATGCCAGAAAAAATGTTGATTTTAAAATTTAGAAAAAACGACTTAAGCACAGACTCCGGTAAGCAAATAGAATTTTCTGGTGCGTCGGCAATGAAATTTTTTGGCATACCCGCCAATAAAAACTCGGACGATTACGAGTTTATTTATAAGGCGAAAGATGATTATAAAAGCGATAAAAACGACACACGTATTCAAGTTCAACTTAAGAGAAGCAACCAGCGCAAGGACTATAAGATTTATCCGCCAAAATCTTTTGAAGACGGCTATTATGAAGGTTCCCTGAAAGATTTTTTACTAAAAGATTTAGGTTTATGTGAGCGAAACAACTCGAACGATTATCTCGTTTTTTACGAGGTCGGTGAGAAAAAGATTGGGTTTTCTTATTATCGATCTGATTCAATGTTTGTATTTGACAAAGAATCGAAAAAAACTGAGAAGAATAACGATTCTTACAATCTGGTTTTTTATGGAGCCCCGGGTACAGGCAAATCGTTTGAAATGAAGAAAAATACTCTTGACGGAAGCGTCGTACGCACAACTCTTCATCCGGATAGTGATTATTCTACTTTTGTTGGGTCGTATAAACCTACGATGAGACCTGAGGAAGCAGTAGGTAATAGTAAAAACGTTAAGGAAGTGATTGCCTATAGCTTTGTTAAACAAGCGTTTTTAAAAGCGTATTTGGGAGCATGGAAAAAATATTCCGAAATGGAGGGTGGAAATGGGGCGCTTCCAAAACAATATCTTGTTATAGAAGAAATAAACCGTGGTAATTGTGCTCAAGTATTTGGAGATATATTTCAACTGTTAGACCGTTCTGAAAACGGGTTTTCCACATATCCAATCGAAGCGGATGATGATATTCGGAAAGAAATCGAAAGATCTTTCAAAAACGACTATAAGTTGAGTTCAGTTTTGAAGATAAATACTGTTGTAGACGGCTATATAAGCAGTATTCCTGGTTCAGATCTTTCTCACGATGTGCAGGAAGGTCGCGTTCTGTTATTACCGCCAAATTTATATATATGGGCGACAATGAACACAAGTGATCAATCCCTGTTTCCGATGGATTCTGCGTTTAAACGACGCTGGGAATGGAAGTATTTCCCTATAAAAGAAGACGTAAATAAGAAATGGTATATTTCTTTTGGAGAAGAAAATAATCTTCAAAAATGTGAATGGTGGCGTTTTCTGAAGGAGATTAACCGTAGAATCGGGGACCTCACGAGAAGCGAAGATAAAAAAATAGGTTTTTATTTCTGCAAAGCGCAAAAGGGTGAAATTAAACAAGAAGCTTTTGTTGGAAAGGTCTTGTTCTATCTCTATAACGAGATTATGAGAATTTATGGCATAGAAGACTTCTTTACAGACGAGAATGATACCAAAGAAGAACCTATATCATTCCAAAGTTTTTATAAAGAAGATGGCTCTATTAACGCAAGTAAGGTTGAAGAATTTTTGAAAAAAATGGGATTAGTTCAAGCAATACAGTCCGTGAAATCTTATACGATTGACAATGACAATGAAGAAATTTCGGCTAATGAACTCATTCATAAGACTCTAGAAAAATATATTGACAAGAATAATACTGAAAGTGCCGAGGATATTGTCAAAAAATGGAATAGTGAAATGGGACTCAATCTTGTTACGACGGAAGAAATAGACGAAGCTGATAGTCTAGAAGATGGCCATGGAGACCTCATATATATAAAGCGCGTTTTAGAAAACGATGATCTCGAGCTTTTTATTCAAAAAGTTCAAGAGAAATTTAAAATAAAAATAAAATTGTCTACAAAGAACATCAAAAAAAATAAATGAAGATTTTGATTGAAGCGTACAGTTATAATGGAAATTCCGTTAAGAACATTCTTAAAGGGATCTCTAATTTACGTGACGTAAAAGGGAAAGTTAATGTTAATTATGTGGGTTATTTTTATAATCCATCTTTAAAAGATTGCGTTTTCATTTTACCAAGGGTTTTGCTGAATAAGGAGGAAAAGGTTTTTGGGAGACTTAACCCCGAAGAAATCATAGATTTTGATGACTCTAATTCGAAATTTAGTGAGTCAGAACGGGCGTTTATTTACGAGCTTGCTGTTTGGATATATCGTGCTATTGTCGTTTTTAACGAACATAATCCCACAAACACGATTATTCGCAAACAAGATGCCCCGCAGATGAACCCAAGCCCCTTGCGCCGATATAATACTTTCCTGGACATTTTACTTGCTTTACAAAAATTTAATCGTGAGAATCAACAGCTAATTTTTTCAATCTTAAAAGAAATCCGTTCTGGTTACAATAAAATTAATTGGAACAAGACAATTAGTCGAAATAGGGTAATTGTTCAAGACGGAACCCCCTTTTATTATCAGTTTGTTAATAAGAGGAGGGTGAATAATCCGGACGAAGAACTTCTGATGATTTATTATTCCATTTTAAATTACATACGTGAGGAATACGGATTTCCCATTCAGATAGCTTTAGGTTTCGACTTAATCAAAGGACCTTCATTTGATCAGTATTTGAACGGAATGGGAATCGCTCGTCTACGTCAAATCAGATATAAATATTTCAGCGATGTGTCCCTGTTTTTGTGGGATCTTTGCTATGCATTCTTCGAAAAAAGTAAGAAAATAAGCATGGATGTCAACGAACAAGAATATTTATTAGCCGCTAACTTCGAAACTGTTTTTGAAGCAATAATTGATGATCTTGTCGGAGACCCCCATGAAAATTTCCCCAAGGGTCTGGTTGAACAAGATGATGGCAAGCGAGTCGACCATATGTATAGATATAATGATTTGATAAGAGGTGATGCTAATGAGAATTTAATCTATTATATAGGCGACTCTAAATATTACAAGCAAAAAACGCTCCTTACGAAAAATTCAGTTTATAAACAATTTACGTATGCTCGCAACGTAATCCAATGGAATATAGACTTATTTTTTAATGGGCAGGCCAATGAGAAAAAAGGTCATGTCAAGTTAAGAGATGACGATACAGAAGGGTATAATGTAATTCCCAATTTTTTTATAAGCGCCACGCAAGAAGAGTTTAATCGAAACGATAATATCAAATTAAAAACAAAAAAACCTTTTTTCAGCTTTCAATTTGAAAATAGATTGTTTGACAGAGACACTTTGTTGATTGCTCACTACAATGTAAATTTTTTGTTCGTTATATCTCTTTATGCCCAGAACAATCTTTCGCAAAAAGATAAGTGGAAAAAGAAAGTTCGCGAAATGTTCCGTAAAGAAATCAGGGAAATGTTGGAAGAAAAATTTCATTTTTATATTATGAAGGCACATTCAGATGCGAAAGCAATTCCTTTCTTGCGTAAAAATTTCGGTTCAGTATTGGGCAAGGTTTTTTCACCGTACAAAAATAAAGAATATTACTATTTGGCTTTGAATAAATCAGAAAAATTTAAAAAAGACAATAATATCGTGTGTGAATTATTGAAGGAACAGTTTGACATACGCCCATGCAAACTAGGCGATAAACTTGAGAATTTATTTTTGAAATAGGTTGTTAGTCTTGAGTGACTAGGTTCGCCTTTAATGTTGTTTTTAAAGAAAGGTTGTTTTGGCTGATGATGCTTGATTTCTACGTTGAGATTTGTTATTTGTCAATCATCAGTGCCTCTATGCATTTCTGACACACCACCTCTTGTGTTATTATATCTTGCTGCAACGTTTTGTCGACTTTTTCATTGAAAACTGGCGTATTTTTTTTGTCCCTTATCCAGGTATTAAGATTTACATAAGTTAAGGAGAGCACATTAATTGTATTTCCTGTTGAATCCTATCCAAATCAAGATTTATTCTGACCGATTTGGATGTGGAACCCGGGCAACATGCCGGAAGAAGTGAAGGTGAAGGACCTTTTCAAAAAGCATGTTTCTAAACCGCGTAACCCCAATATCGCCAATGTGTTTTTTAAGAGCGGTTATGTGGAAAGCTGGGGGCGCGGCTATTACAACATTGAATTGGCTTGCGAAGAAACTGATTCCAAGCTCCCTAAGCCAAAGGCCGAATTTGGCGGGCTTACGGTTGAATGCCGTGCAAGCGATCCGTATAAGGAACTTGCTAGTAAATGGAATATAGGTGGGGCGAACCGAACTATAAACCTGCCTATAAATAGTACGCAAAAGATGTTGCTGAATTTGTTGCAAGAGAATAATTCTTACACTTATGACGAGTTAGCCGATAAGATGCAGAAAACTCGAGAAACCATACGTGAGAACGTGAAAAAACTTCAGGAACTCGGCCTCATCCGTAGAGTCGGCGCGCGCAAAAACGGCCATTGGGAAATTGTTGAGAAATAAATGATTTTTCTGTTCGAAGAATTTGCCTACAGTACCGATTACTTCAAGGAGGTTATCGGTTATAGGGGCAATAGCGATTTCCAGAGCGAGAGCGGTTTTAATACCAAGGCGGCCGACACGGGTGCCAAAATAAATGGCGTCGGTTATTGCTTTTTCAACGGGAATCCTGTATTCGTGCTGCCCAAGGTCTTTCTCTACAGCAACAATACAAGGGCTTTCGGCGTGCCGATTGCCGCTGACGGCAAGGATATTTTCGGAAAGGGCGAGTCTCCTATAAAGAATGTTCAGCGCAAGTTTCTCTCGTCGCTT
Above is a genomic segment from Fibrobacter sp. UWB2 containing:
- a CDS encoding LlaJI family restriction endonuclease produces the protein MKILIEAYSYNGNSVKNILKGISNLRDVKGKVNVNYVGYFYNPSLKDCVFILPRVLLNKEEKVFGRLNPEEIIDFDDSNSKFSESERAFIYELAVWIYRAIVVFNEHNPTNTIIRKQDAPQMNPSPLRRYNTFLDILLALQKFNRENQQLIFSILKEIRSGYNKINWNKTISRNRVIVQDGTPFYYQFVNKRRVNNPDEELLMIYYSILNYIREEYGFPIQIALGFDLIKGPSFDQYLNGMGIARLRQIRYKYFSDVSLFLWDLCYAFFEKSKKISMDVNEQEYLLAANFETVFEAIIDDLVGDPHENFPKGLVEQDDGKRVDHMYRYNDLIRGDANENLIYYIGDSKYYKQKTLLTKNSVYKQFTYARNVIQWNIDLFFNGQANEKKGHVKLRDDDTEGYNVIPNFFISATQEEFNRNDNIKLKTKKPFFSFQFENRLFDRDTLLIAHYNVNFLFVISLYAQNNLSQKDKWKKKVREMFRKEIREMLEEKFHFYIMKAHSDAKAIPFLRKNFGSVLGKVFSPYKNKEYYYLALNKSEKFKKDNNIVCELLKEQFDIRPCKLGDKLENLFLK
- a CDS encoding AAA family ATPase, which translates into the protein MDIYMPEKMLILKFRKNDLSTDSGKQIEFSGASAMKFFGIPANKNSDDYEFIYKAKDDYKSDKNDTRIQVQLKRSNQRKDYKIYPPKSFEDGYYEGSLKDFLLKDLGLCERNNSNDYLVFYEVGEKKIGFSYYRSDSMFVFDKESKKTEKNNDSYNLVFYGAPGTGKSFEMKKNTLDGSVVRTTLHPDSDYSTFVGSYKPTMRPEEAVGNSKNVKEVIAYSFVKQAFLKAYLGAWKKYSEMEGGNGALPKQYLVIEEINRGNCAQVFGDIFQLLDRSENGFSTYPIEADDDIRKEIERSFKNDYKLSSVLKINTVVDGYISSIPGSDLSHDVQEGRVLLLPPNLYIWATMNTSDQSLFPMDSAFKRRWEWKYFPIKEDVNKKWYISFGEENNLQKCEWWRFLKEINRRIGDLTRSEDKKIGFYFCKAQKGEIKQEAFVGKVLFYLYNEIMRIYGIEDFFTDENDTKEEPISFQSFYKEDGSINASKVEEFLKKMGLVQAIQSVKSYTIDNDNEEISANELIHKTLEKYIDKNNTESAEDIVKKWNSEMGLNLVTTEEIDEADSLEDGHGDLIYIKRVLENDDLELFIQKVQEKFKIKIKLSTKNIKKNK
- a CDS encoding ATP-binding protein produces the protein MWNPGNMPEEVKVKDLFKKHVSKPRNPNIANVFFKSGYVESWGRGYYNIELACEETDSKLPKPKAEFGGLTVECRASDPYKELASKWNIGGANRTINLPINSTQKMLLNLLQENNSYTYDELADKMQKTRETIRENVKKLQELGLIRRVGARKNGHWEIVEK